Sequence from the Microplitis demolitor isolate Queensland-Clemson2020A chromosome 2, iyMicDemo2.1a, whole genome shotgun sequence genome:
GTAAATTAAGAACTTTGTCTGGATAAGGTACAGTTTCAAATGCgaaccaattaaaaatttttgagaccaATTCTCTTTTAACGGCATCACAATCGCACCCGAATCCATGATCTAGCTTTGAAATTATGTTATCTAAAGCTCTCACTCGAATTTCTTCTAATCTGTGACCTGGAATAATttttagagtaaaaatataaacaagtTTTTGTTAGCATGCAGATGAAAACGcgcgaataaaataattatttaaaaattaattgttgacttagattgtaaaataatatataatatatgtaatttaaaatattacttagTTTTTCTACATGAACAGAAGTAATTGCATTGGTAATTGACATATCTacacataaaaataaacattacaGTGGTTAAGAGGTTATGAAACGGAGCAAACAATTACGGCACTTTTGTAACCGCCAAAATTAAATCGTAAATTCAAACCAGTAGAGGGTGCGCTGCAGCACTGCGCATTTCGGAATCCACccttattaatataattaatttctcatgtcccttattaattattcttatgattagcgcggtaaatttaaatatttcaataataaattattagaaattggagaaaactaaaaaattgtacatcaaaataatatgtacatataaatttttataaaattattaaatttcaatttttaaatttcgcgccttGGCGCTACTGCGCGTTGCTGTATTCagcgtttaaatttttgctaaagtgGGGATGAGAGAATGATTCGCAGAATCGATTGCTTTCTATCAACTGGCGGTTCAATAGCAGCAGCCAGTATTATCGAAAACGGCAGTAGTAGTCCAGATCCTTCTTTACGTTTGAAATAAAACACGGTATTGTAGTTAATTCGCGGAAgtatccataaaatttattgttattagtgactgtttaattaaattgtgcagtgtttgtaaaatttaaattgtgtaaaGTGTCTGTGGTGTCGTTAAGTATTAAGTGTTCAGTGGTAGTGCAAAGTGTTGCTgatggctgatgctgataCCTTCCATgttcctgagcaaaatcatctggcatcgtctggtgggaaatagcagttaagtgacgtttttttagctgaaatacacttggagcaatttaaatcaaatttccaagtgtattaggatacccttctgcatattatttctccgccaaggtttgttcaaacactcgcgtgttttttttttttaatatttaaaatttttttctgtcatattctgccgccattttatttagacattcaattttaatttttctcatttctaataatttattttttgaatatttaaatttaccgcgctaatcataagaataattaatacaggTGCATTACAGAACGCACCCATTATTAGCGgtgggaaaaataataaaatttaaatggttatagatttttatatatttattttacaatatttaattctattaaaattttaaaataaaaattatttataattcatatttttattttataaaataacttttttaaatgtcacacatttattttacataatctATAGTGCGCTAGATAATTAAcgtataattacatttatctaaaaaaaaaaaatatttaaaatttatacaaaagaCCTGTGTCCATtttctaaatcattttttttaatgttaaaattttaaatagaaacaaatttttttaattatcactaTGTTTAGTGTCATtactatttacttaattattttctcagaGATCTAACACtcatattttatagaaattttagtgGGGAGTTTTTTTTGTCTAGTATTATGACATATGGCATAAAACTcggtattatttttctatagcCCTAGTGGATCCAAATTACGGCAAATTACCACATTTACGGCAACCTGCGGTAACTTATAGTAGCCGGTAGTCATTTCCGGTACTTTTGTGGCTAGTTACAATAAACATACGGCAATTTCCCGTAATTAGCAGCATTTGTACCGTAGTCGTCGtctgcttttttatttttatagttctTACAATACAAGAGTTTACTTCGCGGTAAAATTTTGCTGTAAAAATACCATAAGTTCACCGTAAAGTATcatattttacggtaaaatacctcaaattaccgtaattcggatccACTAGGgtgtcaacaaaaaaaatccaacTATAACTGTCctaagaattaattttaattcaatcagTATTACTCTtatactcaataaattattattactcgaTAATTAAaagcattaataattaataattatttaaatttgactattataaaaaatcaaacgaATATCACCtgctaataaattattattattattatttatttaaattctattctgaaataatttattggacATAacgtatttaatatatttaattaattacttaattaattaataacaaaaaaaaagtgtcgaatgctagaaaatttttttggctcTTTGTGATTGCACTTAACACTAACGAGTCtttataatactaaaaataaaatgtaacaaTGAAtgagatattaataaattattggctCAATTACGATACTGAAGTAagccgtctaataattttaggattattttttaaaatgatcaattataaaaaaagatgatttgaaaaaaattgcaccttcaagtgcaatttttgtaaatatttttttttataatctaccatttcttcaaaaattattagacgtcgactAACTTGAGTGATCCTCagaatcattaaatattttgaaaataatttgaataattgtcAGTATCGTGGTCAGTTGTATTGTGAGCTAAATCCCCAGTATTACAAGGAATTGTGGGAATGGTTGAACCTTGAAGAGTAAAGCCGTGATAATCTTCACCAATTATACTCGCTGGTGTTAAAGGCGACGGTAAATTTGATGTAAATCCATGTGAGTtgtctataaatttatctgaagTTTTGTCCATTTGGTCGTTGTCGTTGCTTGAATAATCGCACTGTACATCTAGACTTATTAAACTAGTGTCATCGTCGGGTTTTGTCGTATCGAGACAACAGTCTACGAATGGCGGGAAGTCAAATGTCGGTGATGGCGTAATGCAATCGTCcattgagtttttaaaatcatttctcAGGCTGTCAGTTTCGTCGTTGGTCATACACTGCAAGTAAATGTCattgtaaatttatgatagatgaaaatttacacttaattaaataaatttatacctgGGGAATTATTGGCGGTGGTAACTTGTAGCATTCTAAGTCATCGCAATCAAGATTAGTTGGTACTCGTTggctttttgaaataattagaggCGACTTAGCGATTGCATCGTTAACTTCCTTTTTAATTCGCGCGTGGAATTCAATTATTTCGTTCTTTAATTCTAAAGCTTCGCGTACTATTTCGTTGTTTTTTGCTTTCAGCTCGTCCAGTAGCGTGATGTCTTCACACATCATGTGCAGactctttaaaataaaataggagttttattttctcattttaatacttgaaatttaaattaaaaaaaaataaaattacttcgCAAATCGTTAAAGCTGAGTCCCAGGTATTTGCCGGTACTCTTTCACCAGACATATAAGCGTTGAAATCTTTTTGTGTCATATTTAATGATTCTgctgttaaattttcaataaatgaaaCAGCGcaacactaaaaataaaaattattgttattataataaataataaataaaaaattaaaaaaatcatgataaGGTAAGAGACTTAGTACCCGATCAATCCACGTAattgcatatttatatatagtaaaatttagtaaatataaatatacaaatacatggtGTGATGTAGTTCTAGTTCCCAGATCTTGTACCAGGTCTTTTATcttgcaattaaatatttaaaataaattaccaagtttgtaaaataataaccgcCTTCTCCAGTCATCAAACGACTGGCATTACAGAACCTggtgataaaattaatgttactTTTAAGTCTAGCTGGATTAGCTTTTAacacaataaatataagcGCGGGAAGAAATTCATCTGCTGATGCTGGGCCACCCACAGATTGTTgaagtaattgaaaaatattactgCAGCAATTAACAACACACGCAAGTTTTTCTTGAGGTGCTTTCACCGAGTCCATATTTAAaagatctaaaaataaatttacttaaattccAAAACCATCAAGTATgcaaatcatcaatcataaaagcaattaattataaaactgtACCAGTTATTGACGTATAGACTAGTTCTCTAACTTCCGGACTCGTCTCATGTATTCTGCACTCCAAATTTTTACCACTCACCCAATTCAGTTGCCTTAtcctttgaaaaaaataataaagcaaccaaataaattaaataattattttgtgaaaatgGCAACAAACCTTTTCTGAATGGCCAAATCCTTCTCTTCGTCGCTTGTGAAAGGAGGGCAGAACAAAACTCGGTACAGTAACGTCATCGAGTGTCTTTCCACGTAATCTAATAATCTTTCTTTGACTTCCGGCGCAATGTTTCCATAATTGGGACTATTTTCCATACGTTTAGCGAATACTTGATAAAAATTCTGTGTTATCTCTGACAGTTCTTCTATTTTCTTAGCATttctattttgtaaaatattactgACCAACGagtgaatacattttttaatatctttttcaGCGggagtttttgaaattagCATTATCAGATCACGATTTTCGGTCTTTACTTTGTCCAAGTCTTCATTGTGGTGGATAAGTTCTCTTAGTAATTCTTCGTGACCCTGAGCTATGATATAATGAGTCATATAGTAGTATACGAATGCCCAAAATgactcataaaaataaataaagcagATAAATGAGTGCAGGAATTACTTACATTTGGTTGGCGGTTTCCAAAATGCCGAGATATTGagcagtttattttttttctcttgttGACGCTTTTTGTCTTCGACTTTATTGACTCCATGTGTTCCAGGTCTAGGTGAAGCCTCTCtaaaatcgattaataaaaaataataacaattacacCAACAATGTCATCAAGTAATTAAAGTATAGACAATACGTTTCGTGATGTTGTGCTTGTGTCTGGCGTTCTCTGAGTGCCCGTTTTTTCTGGAGATGCTCGCGGTGACATTTACTGCAGTATCCTTCCCATTCATCGTTACCAAAATATCCACAACCATTTTTACAC
This genomic interval carries:
- the LOC103572144 gene encoding rab5 GDP/GTP exchange factor — translated: MWTIKTPSLRIDVADLKCKNGCGYFGNDEWEGYCSKCHREHLQKKRALRERQTQAQHHETEASPRPGTHGVNKVEDKKRQQEKKNKLLNISAFWKPPTKSQGHEELLRELIHHNEDLDKVKTENRDLIMLISKTPAEKDIKKCIHSLVSNILQNRNAKKIEELSEITQNFYQVFAKRMENSPNYGNIAPEVKERLLDYVERHSMTLLYRVLFCPPFTSDEEKDLAIQKRIRQLNWVSGKNLECRIHETSPEVRELVYTSITDLLNMDSVKAPQEKLACVVNCCSNIFQLLQQSVGGPASADEFLPALIFIVLKANPARLKSNINFITRFCNASRLMTGEGGYYFTNLCCAVSFIENLTAESLNMTQKDFNAYMSGERVPANTWDSALTICESLHMMCEDITLLDELKAKNNEIVREALELKNEIIEFHARIKKEVNDAIAKSPLIISKSQRVPTNLDCDDLECYKLPPPIIPQCMTNDETDSLRNDFKNSMDDCITPSPTFDFPPFVDCCLDTTKPDDDTSLISLDVQCDYSSNDNDQMDKTSDKFIDNSHGFTSNLPSPLTPASIIGEDYHGFTLQGSTIPTIPCNTGDLAHNTTDHDTDNYSNYFQNI